Proteins from a single region of Neodiprion virginianus isolate iyNeoVirg1 chromosome 4, iyNeoVirg1.1, whole genome shotgun sequence:
- the LOC124302367 gene encoding uncharacterized protein LOC124302367 isoform X3, translating to MRLSWKRPEGPKRVWRVVDGRKKMPSGEVPRFIIQEVPESMEEELVDFMTKYFTAEETITVSQKLLSDPIAVKEIRTLWKETLRQGVSLVAIRENFESDKKSEIVGANILFVCTNEDEDKLTSAIEVRTRKMKTVMGTQFRLAAEVDMAKIYGVDRYLGAFGLSVNPSYRGQGVADALLQARTDIGQAYQIPATETIFTGTASQIVAARNGFEVLVERKYTEILDDEGNVAFPGVEPKFMKVMGKKLLKVNVRV from the exons ATGCG GCTTTCCTGGAAGCGTCCTGAAGGTCCGAAGCGTGTTTGGCGGGTCGTTGACGGTCGGAAAAAGATGCCGAGTGGAGAAGTACCGAGATTCATCATCCAAGAGGTCCCTGAATCGATGGAGGAAGAATTGGTTGATTTTATGACAAAGTACTTTACTGCCGAAGAAACGATAACCGTAAGCCAGA AATTGCTGAGCGACCCAATTGCCGTGAAAGAAATTCGTACGTTATGGAAAGAGACGCTTCGTCAGGGGGTCAGCCTCGTTGCTATCAGGGAGAATTTCGAATCCGATAAGAAGTCTGAAATTGTTGGAGCCAACATTCTCTTCGTTTGTACGAATGAGGACGAGGATAAATTGACAAGCGCGATAGAg GTACGAACGAGAAAAATGAAGACCGTGATGGGAACTCAATTCCGGTTAGCGGCTGAAGTTGATATGGCCAAAATATACGGAGTTGACAGATACCTTGGTGCATTTGGCCTCAGCGTGAATCCCAGTTACAGAGGGCAAGGTGTTGCAGACGCCCTTCTTCAGGCACG CACCGACATTGGCCAGGCTTATCAGATACCCGCGACAGAGACAATTTTTACGGGTACCGCATCCCAGATTGTGGCTGCCCGGAACGGTTTTGAAGTTCTGGTTGAGAGAAAGTATACGGAAATCCTCGACGACGAAGGAAATGTCGCCTTTCCTGGAGTTGAGCCGAAGTTCATGAAAGTTATGGGAAAGAAATTGTTGAA GGTAAACGTTCGCGTCTAA
- the LOC124302432 gene encoding arylalkylamine N-acetyltransferase-like 2 isoform X3, protein MPSYRLWGSTEDGEVEFESLTTETLEDALQMLRDSFFKDESICQGVDLLSEPGAADELIELCRLSAKDGVSVVAVEVCTGRVVGVSFNKIQTLAVPGVKGFFEIFAENCKCDSSRALTDFMVDVDSRLNLFEHYNVDTLLEVMFLGTAISHRRRRIGELIVAASIELGKQLKAGKDVKTPVEIHGVESIANKDAAPKLCSLICSSLYSYKICKNLGFDTLVTVSLADYEFKGKKYIERIRDDKQKSASLVAKRL, encoded by the exons ATGCCGTCTTATCGGCTATGGGGTTCGACCGAGGATGGCGAAGTCGAATTCGAGTCATTGACCACCGAGACACTCGAAGATGCTCTCCAGATGCTAAGGGACTCCTTCTTCAAGGACGAGTCTATCTGCCAAGGCGTCGATCTGCTTTCCGAACCCGGAGCTGCGGACGAGCTTATAGAATTGTGCAGACTCAGTGCTAAGGACGGAGTTAGCGTTGTAGCAGTTGAAGTCTGCACAGGACGAGTAGTCGGAGTttcatttaataaaattcag ACGCTTGCGGTTCCCGGTGTTAAAGGATTCTTTGAAATCTTTGCGGAAAACTGCAAATGCGACTCGTCTCGAGCACTGACGGACTTCATGGTGGACGTCGACTCGAGGCTGAACTTGTTCGAGCACTACAACGTTGACACCTTATTGGAAGTTATGTTTTTAGGCACCGCAATTTCGCATCGGCGACGGCGAATCGGCGAATTGATTGTGGCAGCTTCTATTGAACTAGGAAAACAGTTGAAAGCTGGAAAAGACGTTAAAACTCCTGTTGAAATTCATGGTGTCGAAAGCATCGCGAACAAGGATGCAGCGCCTAAGCTTTGCTCCTTGATTTGTAGCTCTCTTTACTCTTATAAGATCTGCAAAAATCTCGGATTCGACACCCTCGTCACCGTTTCTTTGGCGGATTACGAATTCaaggggaaaaaatacatcgaaCGAATACGCGACGACAAACAAAAGTCCGCTTCTCTTGTTGCTAAGCGGttgtaa
- the LOC124302367 gene encoding uncharacterized protein LOC124302367 isoform X1, whose protein sequence is MEGDYSEKYVDYINLSGLSWKRPEGPKRVWRVVDGRKKMPSGEVPRFIIQEVPESMEEELVDFMTKYFTAEETITVSQKLLSDPIAVKEIRTLWKETLRQGVSLVAIRENFESDKKSEIVGANILFVCTNEDEDKLTSAIEVRTRKMKTVMGTQFRLAAEVDMAKIYGVDRYLGAFGLSVNPSYRGQGVADALLQARTDIGQAYQIPATETIFTGTASQIVAARNGFEVLVERKYTEILDDEGNVAFPGVEPKFMKVMGKKLLKVNVRV, encoded by the exons ATGGAGGGCGATTACAGTGAGAAGTACGTCGATTACATAAACCTCTCTGGGCTTTCCTGGAAGCGTCCTGAAGGTCCGAAGCGTGTTTGGCGGGTCGTTGACGGTCGGAAAAAGATGCCGAGTGGAGAAGTACCGAGATTCATCATCCAAGAGGTCCCTGAATCGATGGAGGAAGAATTGGTTGATTTTATGACAAAGTACTTTACTGCCGAAGAAACGATAACCGTAAGCCAGA AATTGCTGAGCGACCCAATTGCCGTGAAAGAAATTCGTACGTTATGGAAAGAGACGCTTCGTCAGGGGGTCAGCCTCGTTGCTATCAGGGAGAATTTCGAATCCGATAAGAAGTCTGAAATTGTTGGAGCCAACATTCTCTTCGTTTGTACGAATGAGGACGAGGATAAATTGACAAGCGCGATAGAg GTACGAACGAGAAAAATGAAGACCGTGATGGGAACTCAATTCCGGTTAGCGGCTGAAGTTGATATGGCCAAAATATACGGAGTTGACAGATACCTTGGTGCATTTGGCCTCAGCGTGAATCCCAGTTACAGAGGGCAAGGTGTTGCAGACGCCCTTCTTCAGGCACG CACCGACATTGGCCAGGCTTATCAGATACCCGCGACAGAGACAATTTTTACGGGTACCGCATCCCAGATTGTGGCTGCCCGGAACGGTTTTGAAGTTCTGGTTGAGAGAAAGTATACGGAAATCCTCGACGACGAAGGAAATGTCGCCTTTCCTGGAGTTGAGCCGAAGTTCATGAAAGTTATGGGAAAGAAATTGTTGAA GGTAAACGTTCGCGTCTAA
- the LOC124302432 gene encoding arylalkylamine N-acetyltransferase-like 2 isoform X2, translating into MSNRKRMPSYRLWGSTEDGEVEFESLTTETLEDALQMLRDSFFKDESICQGVDLLSEPGAADELIELCRLSAKDGVSVVAVEVCTGRVVGVSFNKIQTLAVPGVKGFFEIFAENCKCDSSRALTDFMVDVDSRLNLFEHYNVDTLLEVMFLGTAISHRRRRIGELIVAASIELGKQLKAGKDVKTPVEIHGVESIANKDAAPKLCSLICSSLYSYKICKNLGFDTLVTVSLADYEFKGKKYIERIRDDKQKSASLVAKRL; encoded by the exons ATgag CAACCGAAAGAGAATGCCGTCTTATCGGCTATGGGGTTCGACCGAGGATGGCGAAGTCGAATTCGAGTCATTGACCACCGAGACACTCGAAGATGCTCTCCAGATGCTAAGGGACTCCTTCTTCAAGGACGAGTCTATCTGCCAAGGCGTCGATCTGCTTTCCGAACCCGGAGCTGCGGACGAGCTTATAGAATTGTGCAGACTCAGTGCTAAGGACGGAGTTAGCGTTGTAGCAGTTGAAGTCTGCACAGGACGAGTAGTCGGAGTttcatttaataaaattcag ACGCTTGCGGTTCCCGGTGTTAAAGGATTCTTTGAAATCTTTGCGGAAAACTGCAAATGCGACTCGTCTCGAGCACTGACGGACTTCATGGTGGACGTCGACTCGAGGCTGAACTTGTTCGAGCACTACAACGTTGACACCTTATTGGAAGTTATGTTTTTAGGCACCGCAATTTCGCATCGGCGACGGCGAATCGGCGAATTGATTGTGGCAGCTTCTATTGAACTAGGAAAACAGTTGAAAGCTGGAAAAGACGTTAAAACTCCTGTTGAAATTCATGGTGTCGAAAGCATCGCGAACAAGGATGCAGCGCCTAAGCTTTGCTCCTTGATTTGTAGCTCTCTTTACTCTTATAAGATCTGCAAAAATCTCGGATTCGACACCCTCGTCACCGTTTCTTTGGCGGATTACGAATTCaaggggaaaaaatacatcgaaCGAATACGCGACGACAAACAAAAGTCCGCTTCTCTTGTTGCTAAGCGGttgtaa
- the LOC124302433 gene encoding uncharacterized protein LOC124302433, with protein sequence MAMTMEYLKTYPTTASGYRIELAKQSRLPDVLKFMSENYHEDEKIGRMLKAGCQTNPDEEEEEEEAERAQEDDDNLVTAVYERSPCLIAVQNGTEEIVGVILTILSRREGEDERNGAGTAELFKSYTFKSKFVKDYYSYLAKMDEETGMHQRYPDAEAVMEFFAIAVHQDHRRKGLAKDLSETALTIAKCIPGLRVVFGYYSSIYSRKVAEKIGMVNLFDFDLSDAFKNDEGEPVFRDVDGDSVVSVMALEIDHA encoded by the coding sequence ATGGCGATGACCATGGAATACCTAAAAACGTATCCGACAACGGCGTCGGGTTACAGAATCGAACTGGCCAAACAGAGCCGACTACCCGATGTACTGAAGTTTATGAGTGAAAATTATCacgaggatgaaaaaattgggagAATGTTAAAAGCGGGCTGCCAGACGAACccggacgaggaggaggaggaggaggaggctgAACGCGCTCAGGAAGACGACGACAACCTTGTCACCGCTGTTTACGAGCGATCACCTTGTCTGATTGCCGTTCAAAATGGGACCGAGGAAATCGTTGGCGTTATTCTGACTATTCTGAGTCGGCGAGAGGGTGAGGATGAACGGAACGGTGCAGGAACGGCGGAGCTCTTCAAGTCTTACACGTTCAAATCCAAGTTCGTCAAAGATTACTACAGCTACTTGGCAAAGATGGACGAAGAAACGGGTATGCACCAGAGGTATCCGGATGCCGAAGCCGTTATGGAATTCTTCGCAATCGCGGTTCATCAGGATCATCGCCGGAAGGGACTCGCCAAAGATTTGTCCGAGACTGCACTAACGATTGCCAAATGCATTCCGGGACTCCGTGTTGTGTTCGGCTATTATTCTTCGATCTACTCGAGGAAGGTCGccgaaaaaattggaatggtTAATCTGTTCGATTTCGATTTGTCGGACGCGTTTAAGAACGACGAGGGCGAGCCCGTGTTCCGCGACGTTGACGGAGACAGCGTTGTTTCCGTCATGGCCTTGGAAATCGACCACGCATAA
- the LOC124302432 gene encoding arylalkylamine N-acetyltransferase-like 2 isoform X1 → MHNLLLFIHLGLRGEHCNRKRMPSYRLWGSTEDGEVEFESLTTETLEDALQMLRDSFFKDESICQGVDLLSEPGAADELIELCRLSAKDGVSVVAVEVCTGRVVGVSFNKIQTLAVPGVKGFFEIFAENCKCDSSRALTDFMVDVDSRLNLFEHYNVDTLLEVMFLGTAISHRRRRIGELIVAASIELGKQLKAGKDVKTPVEIHGVESIANKDAAPKLCSLICSSLYSYKICKNLGFDTLVTVSLADYEFKGKKYIERIRDDKQKSASLVAKRL, encoded by the exons ATGCACAATCTGCTATTGTTTATTCACCTTGGTCTACGCGGTGAACATTG CAACCGAAAGAGAATGCCGTCTTATCGGCTATGGGGTTCGACCGAGGATGGCGAAGTCGAATTCGAGTCATTGACCACCGAGACACTCGAAGATGCTCTCCAGATGCTAAGGGACTCCTTCTTCAAGGACGAGTCTATCTGCCAAGGCGTCGATCTGCTTTCCGAACCCGGAGCTGCGGACGAGCTTATAGAATTGTGCAGACTCAGTGCTAAGGACGGAGTTAGCGTTGTAGCAGTTGAAGTCTGCACAGGACGAGTAGTCGGAGTttcatttaataaaattcag ACGCTTGCGGTTCCCGGTGTTAAAGGATTCTTTGAAATCTTTGCGGAAAACTGCAAATGCGACTCGTCTCGAGCACTGACGGACTTCATGGTGGACGTCGACTCGAGGCTGAACTTGTTCGAGCACTACAACGTTGACACCTTATTGGAAGTTATGTTTTTAGGCACCGCAATTTCGCATCGGCGACGGCGAATCGGCGAATTGATTGTGGCAGCTTCTATTGAACTAGGAAAACAGTTGAAAGCTGGAAAAGACGTTAAAACTCCTGTTGAAATTCATGGTGTCGAAAGCATCGCGAACAAGGATGCAGCGCCTAAGCTTTGCTCCTTGATTTGTAGCTCTCTTTACTCTTATAAGATCTGCAAAAATCTCGGATTCGACACCCTCGTCACCGTTTCTTTGGCGGATTACGAATTCaaggggaaaaaatacatcgaaCGAATACGCGACGACAAACAAAAGTCCGCTTCTCTTGTTGCTAAGCGGttgtaa
- the LOC124302367 gene encoding uncharacterized protein LOC124302367 isoform X2, protein MEGDYSEKYVDYINLSGLSWKRPEGPKRVWRVVDGRKKMPSGEVPRFIIQEVPESMEEELVDFMTKYFTAEETITVSQKLLSDPIAVKEIRTLWKETLRQGVSLVAIRENFESDKKSEIVGANILFVCTNEDEDKLTSAIEVRTRKMKTVMGTQFRLAAEVDMAKIYGVDRYLGAFGLSVNPSYRGQGVADALLQARTDIGQAYQIPATETIFTGTASQIVAARNGFEVLVERKYTEILDDEGNVAFPGVEPKFMKVMGKKLLK, encoded by the exons ATGGAGGGCGATTACAGTGAGAAGTACGTCGATTACATAAACCTCTCTGGGCTTTCCTGGAAGCGTCCTGAAGGTCCGAAGCGTGTTTGGCGGGTCGTTGACGGTCGGAAAAAGATGCCGAGTGGAGAAGTACCGAGATTCATCATCCAAGAGGTCCCTGAATCGATGGAGGAAGAATTGGTTGATTTTATGACAAAGTACTTTACTGCCGAAGAAACGATAACCGTAAGCCAGA AATTGCTGAGCGACCCAATTGCCGTGAAAGAAATTCGTACGTTATGGAAAGAGACGCTTCGTCAGGGGGTCAGCCTCGTTGCTATCAGGGAGAATTTCGAATCCGATAAGAAGTCTGAAATTGTTGGAGCCAACATTCTCTTCGTTTGTACGAATGAGGACGAGGATAAATTGACAAGCGCGATAGAg GTACGAACGAGAAAAATGAAGACCGTGATGGGAACTCAATTCCGGTTAGCGGCTGAAGTTGATATGGCCAAAATATACGGAGTTGACAGATACCTTGGTGCATTTGGCCTCAGCGTGAATCCCAGTTACAGAGGGCAAGGTGTTGCAGACGCCCTTCTTCAGGCACG CACCGACATTGGCCAGGCTTATCAGATACCCGCGACAGAGACAATTTTTACGGGTACCGCATCCCAGATTGTGGCTGCCCGGAACGGTTTTGAAGTTCTGGTTGAGAGAAAGTATACGGAAATCCTCGACGACGAAGGAAATGTCGCCTTTCCTGGAGTTGAGCCGAAGTTCATGAAAGTTATGGGAAAGAAATTGTTGAAGTAA